From Herbiconiux flava, one genomic window encodes:
- a CDS encoding carbohydrate ABC transporter permease yields the protein MTTTTIARRRKPLGIDKRPGFLTYGLLIVFFVAGTYPLYWSFIAGTSPSSVLTETWPPLLPGGQFWQNVGEVMNTVPFWTSLLNSIIVSSVITVSVVLFSTLAGYSFAKLKFRGREGLLVFVIATLAVPTQLGIIPLFMVMKQFGWTGTLGAVIVPTLVTAFGVFFMRQYLVDVIPDELIEAARVDGASMLSTFWHVGIPAARPAMAILGLFTFMTAWTDYLWPLLVVPQNPTLQVALSQLQSAKYVDYSIVLTGAVLATLPLLLLFVLAGKQLVSGIMAGAVKG from the coding sequence GTGACCACGACCACCATCGCCCGCCGCCGCAAGCCGCTCGGCATCGACAAGCGACCCGGGTTCCTCACCTACGGCCTGCTGATCGTCTTCTTCGTCGCCGGCACCTATCCCCTCTACTGGTCGTTCATCGCGGGCACCAGCCCGAGCTCGGTGCTCACCGAGACGTGGCCGCCGCTGCTGCCCGGCGGGCAGTTCTGGCAGAACGTCGGCGAGGTGATGAACACGGTGCCGTTCTGGACGTCGCTGCTGAACAGCATCATCGTCTCGAGCGTCATCACGGTGTCGGTCGTGCTGTTCTCGACGCTCGCCGGCTACTCGTTCGCGAAGCTGAAGTTCCGCGGCCGCGAGGGGCTGCTCGTGTTCGTCATCGCGACCCTCGCGGTGCCCACCCAGCTCGGCATCATCCCGCTCTTCATGGTGATGAAGCAGTTCGGCTGGACCGGCACCCTGGGCGCCGTCATCGTGCCCACCCTGGTGACCGCCTTCGGCGTGTTCTTCATGCGGCAGTACCTCGTCGACGTCATCCCCGACGAGCTGATCGAGGCCGCCCGGGTCGACGGCGCGAGCATGCTGAGCACGTTCTGGCACGTCGGCATCCCGGCCGCGCGCCCGGCGATGGCCATCCTGGGCCTGTTCACGTTCATGACCGCGTGGACCGACTACCTCTGGCCGCTGCTCGTCGTGCCGCAGAACCCGACGCTGCAGGTGGCGCTGAGCCAGCTGCAGTCGGCCAAGTACGTCGACTACTCGATCGTGCTGACCGGCGCGGTGCTCGCCACCCTGCCCCTCCTGCTGCTGTTCGTGCTCGCGGGCAAGCAGCTCGTCTCGGGCATCATGGCGGGCGCGGTCAAGGGCTGA